From a region of the Pseudoxanthomonas sp. X-1 genome:
- the ppc gene encoding phosphoenolpyruvate carboxylase, with protein MNSSATLSASSAISEFAAPDLPLRDDVRRLGALVGDMLAEQVSDEFLAQVERIRTFAIARRQKGEDTEGLAAALAGMSAEEAEALIRAFSAYFQVVNIAERVHRIRRRRDYQRQGDAPQPEGLHASLLRLKAQGVSLEEATAWLARLDLEPVFTAHPTEAVRRALLEKEQLMVAALVAGLDGAQTPGEAASEAARFRMALTAAWQTADSSPVRPTVADEREHVGFYLTQVLYRVVPVFYESLEHAFTEVYGSAPDLPRVLRFGTWVGGDMDGNPNVDATTIADTLRAQRAVVLERYLKELWQLASLLSQSTTLVPVSEALLARLAQYQAQLPQAAARSRPRHGDMPYRLLNDLMRARLRATLDDAPGAYAAPEEFAADIQLILDSLAAHRGLHAGWFAVRRLQWRVRTFGFHLARLDVRQESSVHGRAVAAALGQGDWDALDAAARAALLGPYAAGTEALPASEEEGNPRLDAVFAALGEARRLHGADALGAYIISMAHSRADVLTVLALARRGGLVDESGQVPLDIAPLFETVDDLRHGPEVLRDLVADPVYRQHLAARGDTQMVMLGYSDSGKDGGTAASRWGLQRGQVELLEAAHELGIKLTFFHGRGGSISRGGGKTTRAVDASPRGSVDGRLRVTEQGEVIHRKYGIRALALRSLEQSLGAVLVSSIRPRPPEPREAHWRTLMDTVARASTEAYRDFVGAQGFMDYFRTATPIDVIERMTLGSRPSRRLGQDAALSNLRAIPWVFAWSQARATIPGWYGVGSGLAAAVEQFGEEAVREMGRDWPFVRTFLDDIAMVLAKGDLDIAALFSQLSGDLHAQFFPRIQAEHERTRHWLLRLTGNTSLLQHDQRLDLSIRLRNPYVDPMSLLQVDLLKRWRAAGREDDALLRALVASVNGVSQGLQNTG; from the coding sequence ATGAATTCATCTGCAACCTTGTCGGCATCGTCTGCGATCTCCGAGTTCGCCGCGCCGGACCTGCCGCTGCGCGACGATGTGCGACGGCTCGGCGCGCTGGTCGGCGACATGCTGGCCGAGCAGGTGTCCGACGAATTCCTCGCCCAGGTCGAGCGCATCCGGACCTTCGCCATCGCCCGCCGCCAGAAGGGCGAGGACACCGAAGGCCTGGCCGCGGCCCTGGCCGGCATGTCCGCCGAGGAGGCCGAGGCACTGATCCGTGCCTTCAGCGCCTACTTCCAGGTGGTCAACATCGCCGAGCGGGTGCACCGCATCCGCCGCCGCCGCGACTACCAGCGCCAGGGCGACGCGCCGCAGCCGGAAGGGCTGCACGCCAGCCTGCTCAGGCTCAAGGCGCAGGGCGTGAGCCTGGAAGAGGCCACCGCCTGGCTGGCGCGGCTGGACCTGGAGCCGGTGTTCACCGCCCATCCGACCGAAGCGGTGCGCCGCGCGTTGCTGGAGAAGGAACAGCTGATGGTGGCCGCGCTGGTGGCCGGCCTGGACGGCGCGCAGACGCCGGGCGAGGCGGCCAGCGAGGCGGCGCGTTTCCGCATGGCGCTGACCGCGGCCTGGCAGACCGCCGATTCCTCGCCGGTGCGGCCGACGGTGGCCGACGAGCGCGAGCACGTGGGCTTCTACCTGACCCAGGTGCTGTACCGCGTGGTGCCGGTGTTCTACGAATCGCTTGAGCATGCCTTCACCGAGGTCTACGGCAGCGCGCCGGACCTGCCGCGCGTGCTGCGTTTCGGTACCTGGGTCGGCGGGGACATGGACGGCAATCCCAACGTCGATGCCACCACCATCGCCGACACCCTGCGCGCCCAGCGCGCAGTGGTGCTGGAGCGCTATCTGAAGGAGCTGTGGCAGCTGGCCAGCCTGCTGAGCCAGTCGACCACGCTGGTGCCGGTGAGCGAGGCCCTGCTCGCGCGGCTGGCGCAGTACCAGGCGCAGCTGCCGCAGGCCGCGGCGCGCTCGCGTCCGCGCCATGGCGACATGCCCTATCGCCTGCTCAACGACCTGATGCGCGCGCGGCTGCGGGCGACGCTGGACGATGCGCCCGGCGCGTATGCCGCGCCGGAGGAGTTCGCCGCCGACATCCAGCTGATCCTGGACAGCCTGGCGGCGCACCGGGGCCTGCACGCGGGCTGGTTCGCGGTGCGCCGCCTGCAGTGGCGCGTGCGCACCTTCGGCTTCCATCTGGCGCGACTGGACGTGCGCCAGGAATCCAGCGTGCACGGCCGCGCGGTCGCCGCCGCGCTGGGCCAGGGCGACTGGGACGCGTTGGACGCGGCCGCCCGCGCCGCGCTGCTGGGGCCGTATGCCGCCGGCACCGAGGCCCTGCCGGCCAGCGAGGAGGAGGGCAACCCACGCCTGGACGCCGTCTTCGCCGCGCTGGGCGAGGCGCGCCGGCTGCACGGCGCCGATGCGCTGGGCGCCTACATCATCTCGATGGCGCACAGCCGCGCCGACGTGCTGACCGTGCTGGCCCTGGCCCGCCGCGGCGGGCTGGTGGACGAGAGCGGCCAGGTGCCGCTGGACATCGCGCCGCTGTTCGAGACCGTGGACGATCTGCGCCATGGGCCGGAGGTGCTGCGCGACCTGGTCGCCGACCCGGTCTACCGCCAGCACCTGGCGGCACGCGGCGATACGCAGATGGTGATGCTGGGCTATTCGGACAGCGGCAAGGACGGCGGTACCGCGGCCTCGCGCTGGGGGCTGCAGCGCGGCCAGGTCGAACTGCTCGAAGCCGCGCACGAGCTGGGCATCAAGCTGACCTTCTTCCACGGTCGCGGCGGTTCGATCAGCCGCGGCGGCGGCAAAACCACACGCGCGGTCGATGCCTCGCCGCGCGGCAGCGTCGATGGCCGCCTGCGCGTGACCGAGCAGGGCGAGGTGATCCACCGCAAGTACGGCATCCGCGCGCTGGCGCTGCGCTCGCTGGAGCAGTCGCTGGGCGCGGTGCTGGTGTCGAGCATCCGCCCGCGTCCGCCCGAGCCGCGCGAGGCGCACTGGCGCACGCTCATGGACACCGTCGCGCGCGCCAGCACCGAGGCTTACCGCGACTTCGTCGGCGCCCAGGGCTTCATGGATTATTTCCGCACCGCCACGCCGATCGACGTGATCGAGCGCATGACCCTGGGCTCGCGTCCCTCGCGCCGGCTGGGCCAGGACGCGGCGCTGAGCAATCTGCGCGCGATCCCCTGGGTGTTCGCCTGGAGCCAGGCGCGCGCCACCATCCCCGGCTGGTACGGCGTGGGCAGCGGCCTGGCCGCGGCGGTGGAGCAGTTCGGCGAGGAGGCGGTGCGCGAGATGGGACGCGACTGGCCGTTCGTGCGCACCTTCCTGGACGACATCGCCATGGTGCTGGCCAAGGGCGACCTGGATATCGCGGCGCTGTTCTCGCAGCTCTCCGGCGACCTGCACGCGCAGTTCTTCCCGCGCATTCAGGCCGAGCACGAACGCACGCGCCACTGGCTGCTGCGGCTGACCGGCAATACCAGCCTGCTCCAGCACGACCAGCGCCTGGACCTGTCCATCCGCCTGCGCAACCCCTACGTCGATCCGATGAGCCTGCT